Genomic segment of Nostoc sp. TCL240-02:
TGAAAAAATGGTTCTAGCCTTGAAGGAGCTATGAAGTGGAGGACAATAAGTCATTTTTTGGTGTGCAAAAAATATTAATAGCGTTGCTTGTCTTGAGTATCACCACGATGATGTTTATCAAGTCAAGATCATCTGAGGCCCAAAGTACAGAAAATATAAATGTAAACAAGCTACCAGCCAAAGTTGGAGCCCAACAGCAGATTGAAGAATTAAAAGCAACGATGCTTAAAATTTGGCAGCAACAAGCACAAATAAAGGGTCTTTCATATTCTGTGCCACCAAGCTTTCAAGGAGCAATAGTTAGTGCGGCGAAACTTAGTCCCCAACAGAAAGTAATTGCTCTCACCTTTGATGATGGGCCATGGCCTGAAAGCACCGCCCAGGTATTAGATATTCTCAAACAAAATCAAATCAAAGGAACATTTTTTGTCATTGGGCAGAATGTGAAAAATTATCCAGGCTTACTGAAGCGTGAAATTGCTGAAGGTCACGTAATTGGTAATCATACTTGGCATCATTGGTATCAGTTTTTGAATCCACAAGCAGCCGCTTATGAAATTGACCACACAGCAGACCAGATTTATCAAGTGACAGGGATTAAAACAAATCTATTTCGACCACCAGGGGGAATCATGCACAATGGAGTGGCTGATTACGCTAGAAATAGCAAATATGCCATCATTCTCTGGTCATCTGACTCTGTAGATTACTCGCGTCCTGCTGTACCCAAGTTAATCAATAATGTGTTCAGAAGAGCCAAGCCAGGTGGAATTGTGCTGATGCATGATGGTGGTGGTAATCGCTCTAAAACTGTACAAGCTTTACCAGAAATTATTGCTAACTTTCGGAAACAGGGCTATAGCTTTGTTACTATCCCTGAACTTTTAGAAATGCAAGATAAGGATCAAAAGCTGATTACAAAACAAAACCAAAACCATTAGGTGGGGTTGCCAATTTAGCTCACCGTTATTACAATACAAAAAAACCGTCCAAAATTAACATTGAACGGAATTTTTATGTATTAATACTTTATTTCTACCTAATTTTGTTACTGATTGTACTAATACCTACAAGCTACAAGTCAGGAGGCAAAATTACCTGATCAATTGCGTGGATAACACCGTTACTAGCTGTGATATCTGCTTGTGTAACTTTAGCATCATTGACAGTTACACCAGCAGAAGGATCAACCTTAACGTTGATTGCGCCACCTTCGAGGCTTTTAACTTCACCAGACTTCAAATCAGTGGACAATACCTTACCAGGTACTACATGGTAAGTTAAAATCTTGAGCAATACTTCTTTATTGGCTGGGTTTAACAATTCTTTCAAAGCATCTGCTGGCAACTTAGCAAAAGCTGCATCAGTGGGTGCAAAAATAGTTAAGTTATCTTTGCCTTGTAAAGCTCCAGTCAACCCTGCTGCTTTCAAAGCCTTGGTTAAGGTTGTAAAAGAAGCGTTTGACTCTGCCAACGCTAACAGGTTTTTGCCTTGATTGTCACTTGCCCCTGGTGGAGTTTTAGTAGGTTTCTCACCGGGTTGAGTTTCCGGGGTAGTACCTGGTGTGGGGGGTTTCGGTTCAATAGGTGTAGCGCTACCACCACGGTTATAAGGAGGCTCGTTGAAAATACTGGGTCTGGGATTGGTTACACTACCTTTTTGCGCTACTTGTTTGCGCTTGATATTGCCCTTTTCTATTTCGGAAGCAGCCTCAGTAGGTATGTATTGAGCATTTACTTGAAGGCGTTGACCCTTGTTATAGGGGGCTTCGTTGAAAATACTGGGGCTAGGATTTAGTATCTCTTTGGCTTCAGATGGTAAAGTAATGAGAAGGCTTAAACTAGTGAATCCTGCTATGCCTGCCAACATGGTCAGCAGTTTGCTGTTATTTGTCTTCATAAATTTTGTTTGTCTTTTTGTCCATACATTACATAAAGATTTATAACATTTTGCTATGCACAAAATCTAACCGAAGAGGGAAGTAAAATTTTTCCTCAGAAGACTTTTTGCTACACGAGGTAAAATATATAACCTCAGATTAAGTTGGTAGGTATGAAATATATCTACCACATATTTTATGTAATTGAGTATATTTTCTTCGTCACACTGATAAAGAGTTAAAAAGCCTCACTTGGTGTGGCCTCAACTCTAAAAGAGTGGGAAAATTTTACATATCCAAGATTTCATTTACAATAAGCTGTGGAAAAAATTTTACTAAAAAGCCAATTTATATATAAATTTGTACTGTAAATTGATAGTTATAAAAAACACTGGATGCAGAAATGTTGAATGCTGATACAAAACTTTACATTATTAGTTACACTAAGTCTCAAAAGCTTAAATTAGTCAGCAAAACATCATCTCCTCAAACCAATGAACATAGCTGATTTTCTGACACATACAAGATTGAAGATAGCGGAATTTATCTAATAGTGTATGTCCCCATTGTTCGGGAATAGATAAAAGCTGTAAAATCAGATAGGCTATCAAGCTCACGTAAATTTGTATGGTAATACCATTGACGTTTTTGGTAATGAGTTTGTCAAGTTTTAAGTGCATCTTTAAAAACTTCCACAACAATTCAACTCCCCAACGTAATCGATAAATATCCCTAATTTCATCATCATGAACAGCTGCATCTCCCGACTCTGGTAAATTAGTCACTAAGCGAAACTCGGTTTTTGTCTCTAAATCACAGAAATTAATTACTCTATAAGCTTGAGCATCATCAGATGCACCAACTTTGACCAATCCATTTGAGCCATCAAATTCTAGTTTCCAATTGTTTTTTATCCGCAAAACAAAATATTTGTTTTCTTGTACTAATTCTTGGATAAATTTTAATCCAGCAAAACCCCTATCCATTACTCCAACAGCATTTATTGGGAGACTAGACATCATTTTGGAACCAAATTTATAATCATGGTCATGTCCAAAATTGATGAAGTTATCTTCTGGGCTTCCTGTGGAGAGATTTAAGGAACTAAACAGCTTGACTTGATGATGACCTAGTACCCATAACAATTTACTTGTGAGAGTAATAATTGTTGAATCTATTGGACAAATTGCATATTTATTGTGTAACTTTTTTTGAACTTTCTTCTGTACTAATTCATTTAATTTTTGGTAAATCTCTTGAAAAGGTTTTTGGCTTCGATGTAAATTTGCTTTAGAGAAAGTAGAAATATCTACCTCAAAACAATTGTTATTTAATCTGTTAAACAAATCTCGCATACTTGTTAAGCTGTTATCCAGGGCATAGGATAGCCAGCACTCAAAAAACAGACGACTGTTCAATACTGGATAATCGTTTTTTGGCAGGCTTTTCAGTATATCTTTGACAATTTTGGGAAATGAATTTATAATCACAACCAAACTAATATATTTTAAGCCTTAGCCCAAAACTACCATATTTTGGGCTATTTTTATCGGATTTTTCTTAACATTCAACACTTCTGCACTGGATGCTATATAGGATATGGCAATATATCTGAATTAAGCATTAATTATTCAGCCAAACCGCAGATAATTTACTCTACTAACAGTGGCAGAAATCAAAGTAGCTGCTGAACATCTGCAACTGAGCAGTTAGGTTTATTTATGTATACCGAAGTAAATTATTTAATTATTTGATATTTGAATCGGAAAATAAGATTTTTGAAATCGATTATTTTGCCGAAACCAGGCATAAGTTCAATCACAATCTCAATTAGAGGGAAAAAAAGCAATGAATGTAAAGAAAAATTACTTTAACTAAAGATACAATTGTAAAGTTTAAGAAGTTGACCAGTTATCAGGTATACAATATGCTGGAATTATACCAATGGGAACTATCTCAATACTCAGAGAAAGTGCGCCTAATTCTAGATTTTAAAGGACTAGATTACCGCAAAATAGAGGTTACGCCTGGGATTGGACAAGTAGAACTGTTCCGGCTGACTGGTCAGAAACAAGTCCCAGTATTGAAGGATCGTAATAAATATATTGCGGATTCTACGGAAATAGCTAAGTATTTAGACTTAGAGTATCCCGATCGCCCCATAATACCCCAAGATCCTAAAAAACGTGGTTTAACTTTATTGATAGAAGAATGGGCGGATGAATCTATAGGCATCAAAGGTCGGAAAGCACTATTTGCAGCCGTAAGTCAAGATCAAAATTTCCGCAAGTCTTTATTACCCACCTCAACACCAGATATATTTAAAAGTCTGGTTGGAGGAGTACCTACTGACTTACTGACAGTGTTGGGTTTTGGGGTAGGTTATAGTCCAGATGTGATCCAATCAGCGATCGCATCTTTAAAACAAGACTTGGAAGCGCTAACGTTATTATTGGCAGATAGTCCTTATTTAACTGGAGATGAGCCGACTTTAGCTGATTTAGCAGTGGCTGGCTTATCGATATTACTCAAGTTCCCCTCTGGCCCCTATCTGGATTTGCCAGCTTCTATTAGAGGTAAAGGATTGCCAATCTTTTCAGAGAATATAGATTATGAACCATTCTTTACCTGGCGCGATCGCATTTACACCCAATTCCGTAAACCATTGATTACTACCACTTCATCAACAGGGAGTGCGCCAACTTCGATTCAGATTGATTAGATAATTGGGCATTGGGCATTGGGTATGGGGCACAGGGTGGAGAATGACAAATGACCAATGACCAATGACCAATGACCAATGACCAATGACAAATGACAAATGACAAATGACTAATCAGATGAATTCGGGACAGCCATTAGGTTCGGTCATTCAAGGTTCTCTAACTGAAGGTTTAGAAGTACGATTGCATCCTGACATTTCTGTAGAAGATATGCGGGTTGGTAAGTTTCTTGTTGTCCAAGGGATGCGATCGCGCTTTTTTTGTATGCTGACAGATGTAGCATTAGGAGCAGCTAATGCACGAATTATTGCTAATCCCCCCAGTTGGGAAGACACTTTTTTACGGGATGTTTTAGCCGGAAGTGGTACTTATGGTACTATCAACCTCGCACCGATGTTGATGTTCACTCCCGAAGCGGAAGAATCTTTCTCCCCAACAAATGGCAAATCGGCAAATCCCTTTATCCCATCGGTGACGGGTTTGGCTTCATTTGTGCCACAAACCAGCACGACGATGGAATTGTTGCCTGTTAAAACTATTCCTAGCCACTTTAGTCAAGTTTACGAAGCCAGTGTTGACGATTTTCGCCGCGTATTTGGTTGGGAAGATGACCCCCAAAGGCGAAATTTTTCCATTGGGAAACCTTTGGATATGGATGTGCCTGTTTGTATCGATTTAAACCGCTTCGTGGAACGGAGTAATGGGGTTTTTGGGAAATCTGGTACTGGTAAATCCTTTCTAACTCGGCTACTTTTAGCAGGCGTTATCCGTAAAAGTGCGGCAGTAAATTTGATTTTTGATATGCACTCTGAGTATGGCTGGGAAGCTGTCGCAGAAGGAAAGAACGTCAATACAGTTAAGGGATTAAAGCAACTTTTTCCAAGTAAGGTAGAAGTTTATACCCTTGACCCCGAATCGACAAAGCGCCGGGGTGTGCGTGATGCTCAAGAACTTTATTTGAGTTACGAGCAAATTGAAGTTGAAGATATTAAGTTATGTAGTCGAGATTTAGGGCTATCTGACGCAGCCCTAGATAACGCCAATATTTTATATAGTGAGTTTGGCAAGTCTTGGATTGTCCAACTGCTGAACATGACTAACGAAGAAATCGAGATGTTCTGCGACGAGAAGCGCGGACACAAAGGCTCGATTATGGCATTACAGCGCAAACTCTTGCGGATGGACAGCTTGAAGTATATGCGAGCAGTTTGCCCCCAGAATTACATTAGTAAAATTGTCCAATGTCTGGAATCTGGGAAGAATGTTGTGATAGAATTTGGTTCCCAGTCTAATATGCTCTCTTATATGTTGGTGACGAACATGATCACCCGACGTATCCACGAGCATTACGTCAAAAAAGCAGATAAATTCCTGCAAAGCAAAAACCCTGGCGATCGCCCCACGCCGTTGATGATTACCATTGAAGAGGCACACCGTTTTCTTGACCCGGCTATCGTACAAAGCACTATCTTTGGGACTATTGCCCGTGAGCTGCGGAAGTATTTTGTCACACTTTTGGTAGTTGATCAACGTCCATCAGGCATAGATAATGAAGTTATGTCCCAGATTGGAACTCGCATTACCGCTTTGCTTAATGACGAAAAAGACATTGACGCGATTTTTACAGGTGTATCTGGTGGTAGCGGACTGCGATCGGTCTTGGCAAAGTTAGACTCTAAGCAACAAGCTTTAATCTTAGGTCATGCCGTACCCATGCCAGTAGTAGTACGTACCCGTCCTTACGACGCAACTTTTTACGAAGAAATTGGTGAGCCAGCCTGGGAAGAAAAACCTGACGCGGAAGTATTCGCTGCTGCTGAACTCGCCAAAGCTGACCTGGGATTTTAAATAGTTATTTGTCATTTATCCTACCCTACGGGAAGTCACTGATTTAATCTACATCAAGATTAATCCGCTACCGACCAATCCCCAATTCGTAACATCCCTCCATCCTCACAAGAAATTAAGTTCGGTTATCCGGCTACTTTTTGGCAACAGAAGAGGGGTTTTTGGGGTCACTATAGATATAGTCAGTAATTTCAAGGAAGCCTAAATTTTTTTCCAAACGACCATTTTTGGATTATAATTGAAAGTTTTATCTTAAGATACTTTACTATCTGCCTGATTTATCGTACTATAAAACTAAGTGGAACTCATACCGACTTCGGATTTACTCGTTACTCTCAGTAACTACCTAAAGTAAGAATTCTCAAAAATAACCAGTGTGCTAATAAGAGATTGAAAATTTAGGGAAGGTAGGGGAACCTATCTTAGGGGCTTAACGTCTTAGAAACGTCTATATCAATTGATAATTGTTTTTAGTAGCTCCTGATATTTCATGATAGATTTACTACCTTTATCCATCCATTTTAGTAAGAAAACATACATTTTATTTACGGAGTAGAGGACAACGCACCAATGCCTACTGTCAATACCCAAACGGAAAATCTCAACACCAGATTCACGGCTGATATGGTGCGAACCTATCTGCGAGAAATTGGCCGTGTACCACTGCTAACCCGTGAACAAGAGATTGTATATGGGAAGCAGGTTCAACAAATGATGACGCTCATCGATGCCAAAGAGGTTTTGGCGAAGAAACTGCACCGCGAACCGGATATGTCAGAGTGGGCTGACGTGGTTCAACAATCGGAAACTGAAGTACAACAAACGGTAGCTCAAGGTAAGCGAGCAAAGCAAAAAATGATCGAAGCAAATTTGCGTTTGGTCGTTGCTATTGCGAAAAAATATCAAAAGCGAAATATGGAATTTCTGGATTTAATTCAGGAAGGAACACTAGGATTAGAGCGAGGTGTGGAGAAATTTGACCCAATGAGAGGTTATAAGTTCTCGACTTACGCTTACTGGTGGATTCGCCAAGCGATTACCCGCGCGATCGCACAACAAGGACGTACTATCCGCTTGCCGATCCACATTACCGAAAAACTGAACAAAATTAAGAAAGTACAGCGTGAGTTGGCTCAAAGCTTGGGGCGATCGCCCACTCCCGCCGAAATTGCCAAAGAACTGGAACTAGAACCTGCTCAGATTCGTGAGTACCTGAACATGGCGCGTCAACCAGTATCTTTGGATGTTAAAGTTGGCGATAACCAGGATACTGAGTTGCAAGAAATGCTCGAAGATGGCGGGCCATCACCAGAGTATTACACCAACCAGGAATTTTTACGCCAAGATTTGAACAACCTACTAGCAGAATTAACCCCGCAACAGCGAGAAGTTTTAGCTCTACGCTTTGGTTTAGAAGATGGTAACGAAATGTCATTGGCGAAAGTGGGTGAGAGATTGAATCTCAGCCGCGAACGTGTCCGCCAGTTAGAGCATCAGGCTTTAGCTCATCTGCGTCGCCGTCGCGCCAATGTCCAAGAATACGTTGCTAGTTAAATATGGAGACGCGAAATCCCGCGTCTCAAGAGCATGATGAGCCTCCTGAATTCAGGGGGCAATTTTTTTATGCTGATAGCCCAATACAGTTCAGATAAGACTAAAACACATGTAGAGACGGCGATTTATCGGGTCTCGAAAACCCAAAATTTTTGCCAGTAGCCCTTAACCTAAGCGTATTGGCTGATAGTCAGGAAAAATATTTTGATCTGAGACTGTATTTCTACGGCGACAAATCCGAGAAAATACTATCAGTATTTTTATTTATTAGAAAGTAAAAAAACAAGTACTACGAAACTCATATTGATTGCAAGTATCTAATTTCCGAT
This window contains:
- a CDS encoding polysaccharide deacetylase family protein, yielding MEDNKSFFGVQKILIALLVLSITTMMFIKSRSSEAQSTENINVNKLPAKVGAQQQIEELKATMLKIWQQQAQIKGLSYSVPPSFQGAIVSAAKLSPQQKVIALTFDDGPWPESTAQVLDILKQNQIKGTFFVIGQNVKNYPGLLKREIAEGHVIGNHTWHHWYQFLNPQAAAYEIDHTADQIYQVTGIKTNLFRPPGGIMHNGVADYARNSKYAIILWSSDSVDYSRPAVPKLINNVFRRAKPGGIVLMHDGGGNRSKTVQALPEIIANFRKQGYSFVTIPELLEMQDKDQKLITKQNQNH
- a CDS encoding fasciclin domain-containing protein, producing the protein MKTNNSKLLTMLAGIAGFTSLSLLITLPSEAKEILNPSPSIFNEAPYNKGQRLQVNAQYIPTEAASEIEKGNIKRKQVAQKGSVTNPRPSIFNEPPYNRGGSATPIEPKPPTPGTTPETQPGEKPTKTPPGASDNQGKNLLALAESNASFTTLTKALKAAGLTGALQGKDNLTIFAPTDAAFAKLPADALKELLNPANKEVLLKILTYHVVPGKVLSTDLKSGEVKSLEGGAINVKVDPSAGVTVNDAKVTQADITASNGVIHAIDQVILPPDL
- a CDS encoding IS4 family transposase, which codes for MIINSFPKIVKDILKSLPKNDYPVLNSRLFFECWLSYALDNSLTSMRDLFNRLNNNCFEVDISTFSKANLHRSQKPFQEIYQKLNELVQKKVQKKLHNKYAICPIDSTIITLTSKLLWVLGHHQVKLFSSLNLSTGSPEDNFINFGHDHDYKFGSKMMSSLPINAVGVMDRGFAGLKFIQELVQENKYFVLRIKNNWKLEFDGSNGLVKVGASDDAQAYRVINFCDLETKTEFRLVTNLPESGDAAVHDDEIRDIYRLRWGVELLWKFLKMHLKLDKLITKNVNGITIQIYVSLIAYLILQLLSIPEQWGHTLLDKFRYLQSCMCQKISYVHWFEEMMFC
- a CDS encoding glutathione S-transferase family protein, producing the protein MLELYQWELSQYSEKVRLILDFKGLDYRKIEVTPGIGQVELFRLTGQKQVPVLKDRNKYIADSTEIAKYLDLEYPDRPIIPQDPKKRGLTLLIEEWADESIGIKGRKALFAAVSQDQNFRKSLLPTSTPDIFKSLVGGVPTDLLTVLGFGVGYSPDVIQSAIASLKQDLEALTLLLADSPYLTGDEPTLADLAVAGLSILLKFPSGPYLDLPASIRGKGLPIFSENIDYEPFFTWRDRIYTQFRKPLITTTSSTGSAPTSIQID
- a CDS encoding ATP-binding protein, whose translation is MNSGQPLGSVIQGSLTEGLEVRLHPDISVEDMRVGKFLVVQGMRSRFFCMLTDVALGAANARIIANPPSWEDTFLRDVLAGSGTYGTINLAPMLMFTPEAEESFSPTNGKSANPFIPSVTGLASFVPQTSTTMELLPVKTIPSHFSQVYEASVDDFRRVFGWEDDPQRRNFSIGKPLDMDVPVCIDLNRFVERSNGVFGKSGTGKSFLTRLLLAGVIRKSAAVNLIFDMHSEYGWEAVAEGKNVNTVKGLKQLFPSKVEVYTLDPESTKRRGVRDAQELYLSYEQIEVEDIKLCSRDLGLSDAALDNANILYSEFGKSWIVQLLNMTNEEIEMFCDEKRGHKGSIMALQRKLLRMDSLKYMRAVCPQNYISKIVQCLESGKNVVIEFGSQSNMLSYMLVTNMITRRIHEHYVKKADKFLQSKNPGDRPTPLMITIEEAHRFLDPAIVQSTIFGTIARELRKYFVTLLVVDQRPSGIDNEVMSQIGTRITALLNDEKDIDAIFTGVSGGSGLRSVLAKLDSKQQALILGHAVPMPVVVRTRPYDATFYEEIGEPAWEEKPDAEVFAAAELAKADLGF
- a CDS encoding RNA polymerase sigma factor, RpoD/SigA family gives rise to the protein MPTVNTQTENLNTRFTADMVRTYLREIGRVPLLTREQEIVYGKQVQQMMTLIDAKEVLAKKLHREPDMSEWADVVQQSETEVQQTVAQGKRAKQKMIEANLRLVVAIAKKYQKRNMEFLDLIQEGTLGLERGVEKFDPMRGYKFSTYAYWWIRQAITRAIAQQGRTIRLPIHITEKLNKIKKVQRELAQSLGRSPTPAEIAKELELEPAQIREYLNMARQPVSLDVKVGDNQDTELQEMLEDGGPSPEYYTNQEFLRQDLNNLLAELTPQQREVLALRFGLEDGNEMSLAKVGERLNLSRERVRQLEHQALAHLRRRRANVQEYVAS